A window from Flavobacterium gyeonganense encodes these proteins:
- the yihA gene encoding ribosome biogenesis GTP-binding protein YihA/YsxC: MKINSAEFIVSNSEVGKCPQDFLPEYAFIGRSNVGKSSLINMLTNHKNLAKTSGRPGKTQLINHFKINNNWFLVDLPGYGYAKVSKKTKSVFQQFITDYFETREQLVCAFVLIDIRHEAQNIDIEFMSYMGESEIPFCIIFTKADKISKVKIDSHIAAYKKQMFANNWAEMPQYFVTSSTESIGKEELLSYIDEVNQEVFKNNSRF, encoded by the coding sequence ATGAAAATCAATAGTGCCGAATTCATCGTCAGCAATTCCGAAGTTGGAAAATGTCCTCAGGATTTTTTACCTGAATATGCATTTATAGGGAGATCGAACGTAGGCAAGTCATCTTTGATTAACATGCTTACCAATCATAAAAATCTGGCAAAGACTTCTGGACGGCCTGGAAAAACGCAGCTAATAAATCATTTTAAAATCAACAATAATTGGTTTTTGGTCGATTTGCCAGGATACGGATACGCTAAAGTTTCAAAAAAAACAAAATCTGTTTTTCAACAATTCATAACCGATTATTTTGAAACCAGAGAACAATTAGTTTGTGCTTTTGTATTAATCGACATACGTCACGAGGCTCAGAATATTGACATTGAATTTATGTCTTACATGGGTGAAAGCGAGATCCCATTTTGTATTATTTTTACAAAAGCCGATAAAATCAGTAAAGTAAAAATTGACTCTCATATTGCTGCTTACAAAAAACAAATGTTCGCAAACAACTGGGCGGAAATGCCACAGTATTTTGTAACATCCTCTACAGAATCAATTGGAAAAGAGGAACTGCTTTCTTATATTGACGAAGTAAATCAGGAAGTTTTTAAAAACAACTCCAGGTTTTAA
- a CDS encoding alpha/beta fold hydrolase has translation MDKHYKKEGKYSYFEAGEGTPIVILHGLMGGLSNFDGVAQYFPSKGYKVVIPDLPIYTQSILKTNVKSFAKYVKDFITFKGFEKVILLGNSLGGHIALYHTKLYPEKVAGLVITGSSGLYESAMGDSYPRRGDYEYIKKKAEDVFYDPKIATPELIDEVYATANDRIKLIKTLTIAKSAIRHNMAKDLPKMTVETCIIWGKNDTVTPPNVAEEFDKLLPNSSLYWIDKCGHAAMMEHPQEFNEILEEWLTKKNL, from the coding sequence ATGGATAAACACTACAAAAAAGAAGGCAAATACAGCTATTTTGAAGCTGGAGAAGGAACCCCTATCGTAATTTTACACGGATTAATGGGAGGACTTAGTAACTTTGATGGTGTAGCACAATATTTCCCATCGAAAGGATACAAAGTTGTTATTCCTGATTTGCCAATATACACCCAAAGCATTTTAAAAACCAATGTAAAAAGCTTCGCTAAATACGTTAAAGATTTCATCACTTTTAAGGGTTTTGAGAAGGTCATTTTGCTAGGAAATTCATTAGGAGGACATATAGCCCTTTACCACACAAAATTATATCCTGAAAAAGTAGCAGGACTCGTAATAACAGGAAGTTCAGGACTTTATGAAAGCGCCATGGGAGACAGTTACCCAAGAAGAGGTGACTATGAATACATTAAAAAGAAAGCAGAAGATGTATTTTACGATCCAAAAATTGCAACTCCTGAACTTATTGATGAAGTATATGCAACCGCAAATGACCGCATTAAATTGATAAAGACATTAACAATTGCAAAGAGTGCGATTCGTCATAATATGGCAAAAGATTTACCAAAAATGACAGTTGAAACCTGTATCATCTGGGGTAAAAACGATACTGTTACACCTCCAAATGTTGCTGAAGAATTTGATAAATTATTGCCAAATTCATCCTTATACTGGATAGACAAATGTGGACATGCAGCAATGATGGAGCATCCTCAGGAATTTAATGAAATTCTGGAAGAATGGCTCACTAAAAAGAATTTATAG
- the mraZ gene encoding division/cell wall cluster transcriptional repressor MraZ produces the protein MNTIVGTYECKVDAKGRLMIPAPLKKQLASSLQDGFVLKRSVFQPCLELYPMDEWNLMMQKINKLNRFVKKNNDFIRRFTAGVKIVEIDALGRLLVPKDLVSFSNISKDVVFSSAVNIVEIWDKDLYEKSISGEDMDFADLAEEVMGNINDDDNGIS, from the coding sequence TTGAACACAATTGTAGGGACATATGAGTGTAAAGTCGATGCTAAAGGGAGGTTAATGATACCTGCGCCTTTAAAAAAGCAATTGGCTTCCTCTCTTCAGGATGGTTTTGTCCTGAAGCGCTCCGTTTTTCAACCGTGTTTAGAATTGTATCCAATGGATGAGTGGAACTTGATGATGCAAAAAATTAATAAGCTGAATCGTTTTGTAAAAAAAAACAATGATTTTATCCGAAGATTTACTGCCGGAGTTAAAATAGTAGAGATTGATGCATTGGGCAGATTGTTGGTTCCGAAAGATTTGGTTTCTTTTTCAAATATTTCAAAAGATGTCGTTTTTTCATCAGCAGTTAATATTGTAGAGATTTGGGATAAGGATTTATATGAAAAATCAATAAGCGGCGAAGATATGGATTTTGCAGATTTAGCCGAAGAAGTAATGGGAAATATTAATGACGACGACAATGGAATATCATAA
- the rsmH gene encoding 16S rRNA (cytosine(1402)-N(4))-methyltransferase RsmH has product MTTTMEYHNPVLLHPTVDGLNIKPDGIYVDVTFGGGGHSKEILRRLGPNGKLFAFDQDEDALANALPDERFTLINENFRFIKRFLRFHGVRSVDGILADLGVSSHQFDVPERGFSTRFDAGLDMRMSQKNDLNAYRVVNEYDDANLRRVFLDYGELKNAPALSRTIIEAREHSPIRTTDELKDVLAKYLPERLRNKILAQIYQAIRIEVNQEMDVLKEFIEQSLEILKPGGRFSVISYHSLEDRLVKRFIKNGMFEGEPERDFYGNFSVPFKTIGKLIVPDEAEIKQNNRARSAKLRIAEKI; this is encoded by the coding sequence ATGACGACGACAATGGAATATCATAATCCGGTTTTGCTTCATCCAACGGTTGATGGTTTAAATATTAAGCCTGACGGAATATATGTAGATGTTACGTTTGGCGGCGGCGGTCATTCAAAAGAAATTTTAAGAAGATTAGGTCCGAATGGAAAATTGTTTGCTTTTGATCAGGATGAAGACGCATTGGCAAATGCCTTGCCGGACGAAAGGTTTACCTTAATTAATGAGAATTTCAGATTTATAAAAAGATTTCTTCGTTTTCACGGAGTAAGAAGCGTAGATGGAATTTTGGCAGATTTGGGCGTTTCATCTCATCAGTTTGATGTTCCTGAAAGAGGTTTTTCGACACGATTTGATGCCGGACTCGATATGCGAATGAGTCAGAAAAATGATTTAAATGCTTACAGAGTTGTAAATGAATATGATGATGCAAATTTGAGAAGAGTATTTCTTGATTATGGAGAGTTGAAAAATGCTCCTGCCTTGTCAAGAACTATTATTGAGGCAAGAGAGCATAGTCCAATTAGAACGACTGACGAATTAAAAGATGTTCTGGCGAAATATTTGCCTGAAAGACTTCGGAATAAAATATTAGCTCAGATTTATCAGGCTATACGCATTGAAGTAAATCAGGAAATGGATGTTTTGAAAGAATTTATTGAACAGTCGCTTGAAATCTTGAAACCAGGAGGAAGGTTTTCTGTAATCTCGTATCATTCATTAGAAGACAGGCTTGTAAAAAGATTCATTAAAAACGGAATGTTTGAGGGAGAGCCAGAACGCGATTTTTATGGTAATTTTTCAGTTCCATTTAAAACCATTGGAAAATTAATTGTTCCTGATGAGGCCGAAATTAAACAGAATAACAGGGCAAGAAGTGCAAAATTAAGAATAGCAGAAAAGATATAA
- a CDS encoding FtsL-like putative cell division protein: MKSGVFNILKARFLIHDDAVKNWRFIVFIILLAIIMIANTQRYEQKVFEIAKLSNEVKELRSEFVDRRSELMKLKMESTISNKMLEKQIYPSTVPPVKIEVKREEEKVSFKEYGSRR, translated from the coding sequence ATGAAAAGTGGTGTGTTTAACATATTAAAAGCAAGGTTTCTGATACATGATGATGCTGTGAAAAACTGGCGATTCATTGTTTTTATCATTCTGCTTGCCATAATAATGATAGCAAATACACAACGATATGAGCAAAAAGTATTTGAAATTGCAAAATTAAGTAATGAAGTTAAAGAATTAAGATCTGAATTTGTAGATCGGCGTTCAGAATTGATGAAGTTAAAAATGGAGTCAACAATATCGAATAAAATGCTTGAAAAGCAAATTTATCCATCTACTGTTCCTCCTGTAAAAATAGAAGTTAAAAGAGAAGAAGAAAAAGTTTCTTTCAAAGAATATGGCAGTAGAAGATAG
- a CDS encoding penicillin-binding protein: MAVEDRHISYRIYLVAVFIFLMAIAIVVKLTNIQWVEGDYYRKLAKQRTVRNFVIPANKGNIYSADGSLLATSIPNYEIRFDSRAPKEENFEKYIKPLSDSLSSILGRPSGYYQNELRKARANKNRYYLIARNLSYTEYVRIKGFPLFNLGAFKGGIIVEQETVRKHPIGKIAERTIGYDRIDPATGVEVGKGIEWAFKSYLNGKDGKILKQKIAKGQWKPIRDVNEVDPIDGYDVISTIDVFIQDIAHHALLKQLEDYEADHGCVVVMETQTGHVKAISNLGRSEDGSYYETTNYAVAESHEPGSTFKLVDLMAILEDKVADTSTVYDSHGGVVKYYGRSVRDSHTGGYGKISLARGFELSSNTVMVQAVYDNYKSNPSKFVNHIKNFGLDKTLGLHFKGEGRPIIPHPGDKSWSGISLPWMAFGYEVSVTPMQTLAFYNSVANNGIMVRPQFVSEIKEWNKTIKKFDVEVINPRVCSPETIKKLKAVLLNVVKKGTGSKLYSKDFSMAGKTGTAQMNYGGKEGKSALYYASSFVGYFPADHPKYSCIVVVHKPNTSKNNYYGADVAGPVFKRIAQKIFTDAPSTNKIKYLDSKIAKQEYSYDKFNVESNKKSKLIPNLKGMPGMDAVALLENLGLKVRVNGVGKVKNQSIQAGQNINKNTIIVLELS; encoded by the coding sequence ATGGCAGTAGAAGATAGACATATATCCTACAGAATTTACCTTGTAGCAGTTTTCATCTTTTTGATGGCAATTGCTATTGTTGTTAAATTGACCAATATTCAGTGGGTTGAGGGGGATTATTATAGAAAATTGGCAAAACAGCGCACAGTTAGGAATTTTGTAATTCCGGCGAATAAAGGAAATATTTATTCAGCAGATGGAAGTTTACTGGCTACATCAATACCTAATTACGAAATACGGTTTGATTCAAGAGCGCCCAAAGAAGAAAATTTTGAGAAATATATTAAACCTCTTTCAGATTCTTTGTCTTCTATTCTTGGAAGACCGAGTGGTTATTATCAGAATGAATTAAGAAAAGCAAGGGCAAATAAAAATCGTTATTATTTAATTGCCAGAAACCTTAGTTATACTGAATATGTTAGGATTAAAGGTTTTCCATTGTTTAATTTGGGAGCTTTTAAAGGAGGGATAATTGTTGAACAGGAAACTGTCAGAAAGCACCCGATTGGTAAAATTGCAGAAAGAACAATAGGTTATGACAGAATTGATCCGGCTACTGGTGTTGAAGTAGGAAAAGGAATTGAATGGGCATTCAAAAGTTATCTGAACGGAAAAGATGGTAAGATTTTGAAGCAGAAAATTGCTAAAGGGCAGTGGAAACCAATTCGGGATGTGAACGAGGTTGATCCAATTGATGGTTATGATGTGATTTCGACTATTGATGTTTTTATTCAGGATATTGCACATCATGCACTTTTGAAGCAATTAGAAGATTACGAGGCTGATCACGGTTGTGTAGTAGTTATGGAAACCCAAACCGGACATGTAAAAGCTATTTCTAATTTAGGAAGATCGGAAGACGGATCTTATTATGAAACTACTAATTATGCTGTAGCAGAATCTCATGAGCCGGGATCGACTTTTAAATTGGTTGATTTAATGGCTATTTTAGAAGATAAAGTGGCAGATACAAGTACGGTTTATGATAGTCATGGGGGAGTGGTGAAATATTACGGACGTAGTGTTCGTGATTCGCACACAGGCGGATACGGAAAAATTTCATTAGCACGCGGATTTGAACTTTCTTCAAATACAGTGATGGTTCAGGCGGTTTATGATAATTACAAAAGCAATCCGTCAAAGTTTGTAAATCATATTAAAAATTTTGGTTTGGATAAAACTTTAGGCCTGCATTTTAAAGGAGAAGGAAGGCCTATTATTCCACATCCGGGAGATAAAAGCTGGTCAGGGATTTCGCTTCCGTGGATGGCTTTTGGATATGAAGTTTCGGTTACACCAATGCAGACATTAGCTTTTTATAATTCTGTTGCTAATAATGGCATTATGGTAAGGCCACAATTTGTATCAGAAATTAAAGAATGGAATAAAACGATTAAAAAGTTTGATGTAGAAGTAATAAATCCAAGAGTGTGTTCGCCAGAGACCATTAAAAAACTAAAAGCAGTTTTACTTAATGTGGTTAAAAAAGGAACAGGTTCTAAGTTGTATTCAAAAGATTTTTCAATGGCTGGAAAAACTGGAACGGCACAGATGAATTATGGAGGAAAAGAAGGTAAGTCAGCATTGTATTATGCGTCTTCTTTTGTTGGATATTTTCCGGCAGATCATCCCAAGTATTCATGTATTGTAGTGGTTCATAAGCCTAATACATCTAAAAATAATTATTACGGAGCAGATGTTGCAGGGCCGGTTTTTAAACGAATTGCCCAAAAAATATTTACTGATGCGCCCTCAACAAATAAAATTAAGTATTTAGACTCTAAAATTGCAAAACAGGAATACAGTTATGACAAGTTTAATGTCGAATCTAATAAAAAATCAAAACTGATTCCGAATTTAAAAGGTATGCCGGGTATGGATGCAGTTGCTCTCCTTGAAAACTTAGGCTTAAAGGTAAGAGTAAACGGAGTGGGAAAAGTAAAGAATCAATCGATTCAGGCTGGTCAGAATATTAATAAAAACACAATTATAGTATTAGAATTATCGTGA
- a CDS encoding UDP-N-acetylmuramoyl-L-alanyl-D-glutamate--2,6-diaminopimelate ligase: MKILKDILYKVAIESVTGSTDIAIHKIDFDSRKIEENDVFIAIRGTLSDGHDYIEKAIQLGATAIICDTLPGNIEKGVTYIQVKDTNTALAFMAANYFDNPSGKLKLVGVTGTNGKTTIASLLFQLFQKAGFKVGLLSTVKIMVDETEYKATHTTPDSITINHYLNEMIEAGVTHCFMEVSSHGIHQKRTEALHFVGGIFTNLSHDHLDYHPTFAEYRDVKKTFFDSLPKTAFALSNIDDKNGTVMLQNTVARKLTYALKTYADFKAQILESQLSGLLLKINDNEVWVKLIGTFNAYNILAIYGTAIELGLDSLEALRLLSDLESVSGRFQYIVSAGNVTAIVDYAHTPDALENVLKTIDDIRTKNEQLITVVGCGGNRDKVKRPIMAKIASDLSDKAILTSDNPRNEDPEVILDEMEQGVDAHNYKKILRITDRKQAIKTACQLAQPNDIILIAGKGHETYQEINGVRHHFDDMETVKEILEQLNK; encoded by the coding sequence GTGAAAATACTAAAAGACATATTATATAAAGTAGCTATTGAGTCTGTAACAGGTTCAACAGACATAGCTATTCATAAAATAGATTTTGATTCAAGAAAAATTGAAGAAAATGACGTTTTTATAGCTATCCGCGGAACACTTTCTGATGGTCACGATTATATTGAAAAAGCAATTCAGTTAGGGGCGACAGCAATTATCTGTGATACATTGCCGGGAAATATTGAAAAAGGAGTTACATACATACAGGTAAAAGATACCAATACGGCTCTTGCTTTTATGGCGGCTAATTATTTTGATAATCCTTCCGGAAAATTAAAACTGGTTGGAGTAACCGGTACCAATGGAAAAACAACCATTGCGTCTTTGTTATTTCAATTGTTTCAAAAAGCAGGTTTTAAAGTTGGTCTGTTATCAACAGTTAAAATCATGGTTGATGAAACAGAATATAAGGCAACGCATACAACTCCGGATTCAATTACAATTAATCATTATCTAAACGAAATGATTGAAGCTGGTGTAACACACTGTTTTATGGAAGTGAGTTCTCATGGAATTCATCAAAAAAGAACAGAGGCATTGCATTTTGTTGGTGGAATTTTTACAAATCTTTCACACGATCATTTAGATTATCATCCAACATTTGCTGAATACAGAGACGTAAAAAAAACGTTTTTTGATTCATTGCCTAAAACAGCTTTCGCTTTATCAAATATTGATGATAAAAACGGAACTGTGATGCTCCAGAATACCGTGGCAAGAAAGCTTACATATGCTTTAAAAACGTATGCAGATTTTAAAGCACAGATTTTAGAAAGCCAGTTGTCAGGATTATTGTTGAAAATAAATGATAATGAAGTTTGGGTAAAGTTAATAGGTACTTTTAATGCCTATAATATATTGGCTATTTATGGAACTGCGATTGAATTGGGTCTGGATAGCTTAGAAGCGTTACGTTTGTTGTCTGATTTAGAGAGTGTTTCAGGTCGTTTTCAATATATTGTTTCAGCGGGTAATGTGACAGCAATTGTTGATTATGCCCACACACCTGATGCTTTGGAAAATGTTTTAAAAACAATTGATGATATCCGGACTAAAAATGAACAACTGATTACAGTTGTAGGCTGTGGCGGAAACAGAGACAAGGTGAAAAGACCTATTATGGCAAAAATTGCTTCAGATTTAAGTGATAAAGCAATTTTAACATCAGATAATCCAAGAAACGAAGATCCTGAAGTGATTTTAGATGAAATGGAACAAGGTGTAGATGCTCATAATTACAAAAAGATATTGAGAATTACGGATAGAAAACAAGCCATAAAAACAGCTTGTCAATTGGCTCAGCCTAATGATATTATCCTAATTGCAGGTAAAGGACATGAAACCTATCAGGAAATAAATGGTGTACGTCATCATTTTGATGATATGGAAACAGTAAAAGAAATTTTAGAACAGCTAAATAAATAA
- the mraY gene encoding phospho-N-acetylmuramoyl-pentapeptide-transferase: MLYYLFEYFDKTLDVPGTGVFQYITFRSALAFMLSLLLSTIYGKRVINFLRRQQVGETVRELGLAGQNEKAGTPTMGGLIIIFATLIPVLLFARLHNIYIVLLIVTTLWMGTIGFVDDYIKIFKKDKQGLKGIFKVIGQVGLGIIVGAVLYFNPAVTVRTDTGKTDVFRTAANTTVVLPAPVEEKSTATTIPFVKNNEFDYAEVLSFMGDGYEKWAWLVFIPVVIFIITAVSNGANLTDGIDGLAAGTSAISVLALGIFTFVSGNIIFSNYLNIMYIPNSGEMTVFISAFVGALIGFLWYNSFPASVFMGDTGSLTIGGIIAVLAIAVRKEILIVLFCGIFLAESASVIIQVTYFKYTKKRFGEGRRIFLMSPLHHHYQKKGYHESKIVTRFWIVAVMLAILSIVTLKLR; encoded by the coding sequence ATGCTATACTATTTATTTGAATATTTTGACAAAACACTTGATGTGCCTGGAACAGGGGTTTTCCAGTACATTACTTTCAGATCGGCTTTAGCATTTATGCTTTCACTGCTTTTGTCAACTATTTATGGTAAAAGAGTGATCAATTTTTTACGCCGCCAACAGGTTGGAGAAACAGTGCGTGAATTGGGTCTTGCAGGTCAAAACGAAAAAGCAGGTACACCTACAATGGGAGGTTTGATTATTATTTTCGCAACCTTGATTCCGGTTTTGCTGTTTGCTCGTCTGCATAACATTTATATTGTATTGCTTATTGTAACTACCTTATGGATGGGAACTATTGGTTTTGTTGACGATTATATCAAAATATTCAAAAAAGATAAGCAAGGGCTGAAAGGAATTTTTAAAGTTATTGGTCAGGTTGGTCTTGGTATTATTGTAGGAGCGGTTTTATATTTTAATCCTGCTGTTACAGTAAGAACAGATACAGGAAAAACAGATGTTTTTAGAACAGCAGCAAATACAACCGTTGTACTTCCTGCGCCTGTTGAAGAAAAATCTACAGCAACAACAATCCCTTTTGTAAAAAACAACGAATTTGACTATGCTGAAGTTTTATCGTTTATGGGAGACGGATACGAAAAATGGGCTTGGTTAGTGTTTATTCCGGTTGTAATTTTCATTATTACGGCAGTTTCAAACGGAGCCAATTTAACGGATGGAATTGATGGCCTCGCTGCCGGAACCTCTGCAATTTCTGTACTCGCCCTCGGGATATTTACATTCGTTTCAGGTAATATCATTTTTTCTAATTATCTGAATATAATGTATATACCCAATTCAGGAGAAATGACCGTTTTTATATCTGCATTTGTTGGGGCTTTAATTGGTTTTCTCTGGTACAATTCATTTCCTGCATCAGTATTTATGGGAGATACAGGAAGTTTAACAATTGGGGGGATCATTGCAGTTTTAGCCATTGCAGTCCGTAAAGAAATATTAATTGTTTTATTCTGCGGAATTTTCCTTGCCGAAAGTGCTTCAGTAATTATACAGGTAACTTATTTTAAATACACCAAAAAGCGTTTCGGAGAAGGCCGAAGAATATTCCTGATGTCACCCCTGCATCATCATTATCAGAAAAAGGGATACCATGAAAGTAAAATAGTAACCCGTTTCTGGATTGTTGCTGTAATGTTAGCCATATTATCAATCGTTACTTTAAAACTAAGATAG
- the murD gene encoding UDP-N-acetylmuramoyl-L-alanine--D-glutamate ligase, which translates to MRLVVLGGGESGVGTAILGKKKGYEVFVSDFGKIKESYKEVLIINKIAWEEEQHTEDLILNADVVMKSPGIPDKSPIVKKLIAGGVKVISEIEFAKPFTEALTIGITGSNGKTTTTMLTHHLLKSAGLNVGLGGNIGKSFAWQVAENKFDAYVLELSSFQLDGIIDYKPDIAIITNISPDHLDRYEYKYENYINSKFRITMNQTETDYLIYDADDEASTEWLKNNKTKAKLIPFSLTKSFDEGASINNNKMEIKINQEEFTMETEYIALEGKHNMKNAMAASSVAKLMQIRNATIRESLSNFQGVEHRLEKVLKIQNVQYINDSKATNVNATFFALDSMNVPTVWIVGGVDKGNDYNELMSLVREKVKAIICLGIDNRKIIESFGNVVDIMVEVNNMNDAVKTAQRLTEKGDAVLLSPACASFDLFENYEDRGKQFKQAVHNL; encoded by the coding sequence ATGAGATTGGTTGTTTTAGGAGGAGGAGAAAGTGGCGTTGGAACTGCGATCCTCGGTAAGAAAAAAGGATACGAGGTTTTTGTGTCTGATTTTGGAAAGATTAAAGAGAGTTATAAAGAAGTTCTTATCATTAATAAAATTGCCTGGGAAGAAGAACAGCATACTGAAGATTTAATTCTGAATGCAGATGTGGTAATGAAAAGCCCGGGAATTCCGGATAAATCCCCGATAGTAAAAAAGCTTATTGCTGGAGGGGTTAAGGTGATTTCTGAAATTGAGTTTGCGAAACCTTTTACTGAAGCTCTCACTATTGGAATTACCGGTAGTAATGGTAAAACAACAACAACAATGCTCACCCATCATTTATTAAAATCGGCAGGTTTGAATGTAGGTTTAGGAGGTAATATCGGGAAGAGTTTCGCCTGGCAGGTAGCCGAAAATAAATTTGATGCATACGTTCTTGAATTAAGCAGTTTTCAGTTAGACGGAATAATAGATTACAAACCTGATATCGCCATCATAACCAATATTAGTCCGGATCATTTAGACAGGTACGAATATAAATATGAGAATTATATCAATTCAAAGTTCCGGATAACAATGAACCAGACCGAAACTGATTATCTGATTTACGATGCAGATGATGAAGCAAGTACAGAATGGTTAAAGAATAATAAAACAAAAGCAAAATTAATTCCTTTTTCATTGACTAAATCATTCGATGAAGGGGCTTCTATAAATAACAACAAAATGGAAATAAAGATTAACCAGGAAGAGTTTACAATGGAAACAGAATACATTGCGTTAGAAGGAAAACATAATATGAAAAATGCAATGGCAGCAAGCTCTGTAGCAAAATTGATGCAAATTAGAAATGCAACAATTCGCGAAAGTTTATCAAATTTTCAAGGTGTTGAACATCGTTTAGAAAAAGTATTAAAAATCCAGAATGTACAGTATATCAATGATTCTAAAGCAACAAATGTAAACGCCACTTTTTTTGCCTTAGATAGTATGAATGTTCCAACTGTTTGGATTGTAGGAGGAGTTGATAAAGGGAATGATTACAACGAATTGATGTCATTGGTACGCGAAAAAGTAAAAGCAATTATCTGCCTGGGAATCGATAATCGTAAAATTATAGAATCCTTTGGAAATGTTGTGGACATAATGGTGGAAGTGAATAATATGAATGATGCTGTAAAAACGGCACAAAGATTAACAGAAAAAGGTGATGCTGTTTTGCTATCTCCGGCTTGTGCTAGTTTCGACTTATTTGAAAACTACGAAGACAGAGGAAAACAATTTAAGCAAGCGGTACATAACTTGTAA
- a CDS encoding FtsW/RodA/SpoVE family cell cycle protein produces MKELVNKLKGDRVIWSFVALLALFSFMPVFSASSNLAYIGHGTGNTLGYLIKHLAHICIGFLIIYWVHKVPYHYFRAISKIALPVVWFLLVYTLLKGTVIAGANASRWIQVPFIGITFQTSTLASIVLFIFVARYLSKTKEENEPFQVSLVQLWIPVFITLALILPANFSTTALIFCMVIMLTFIGKYPLKYIGFIIGSGIAMLMFFLLVAKAFPDSRFFSRVGTWGSRIENFTTDKPDEDDYQIEKAKIAIASGRLGGLGPGKSVQKNFLPQSSSDFIYAIVVEEYGLVGGVSILLLYLLLLFRFVIASHKANTLFGKLVVVGLGFPMIFQAMINMAVAVELLPVTGQTLPLISSGGSSIWMTCFSLGIIISVTKKEEEIAEEKEEKERRKEALQRLIDKELAEEDLPADEIYEEEEMYSILDNSKNPMNAVLNK; encoded by the coding sequence ATGAAAGAGCTGGTAAACAAATTAAAAGGGGACAGGGTAATATGGTCATTCGTGGCTTTATTAGCACTGTTTTCGTTTATGCCTGTTTTTAGTGCGAGTAGTAATCTGGCTTATATCGGGCACGGTACAGGAAATACACTGGGTTATTTGATTAAACATTTGGCTCATATTTGCATTGGATTTTTAATTATTTACTGGGTGCATAAAGTGCCATATCATTATTTCAGGGCTATATCAAAAATAGCATTGCCTGTTGTTTGGTTTTTACTCGTTTATACATTGCTAAAGGGAACTGTAATCGCGGGAGCTAATGCAAGTCGTTGGATTCAGGTTCCTTTTATTGGAATCACATTTCAAACGTCAACTTTAGCATCTATCGTTCTTTTTATTTTTGTAGCACGTTATTTATCTAAAACTAAAGAAGAAAATGAACCTTTTCAGGTTTCATTAGTACAGCTTTGGATTCCGGTCTTTATTACTCTGGCACTTATTTTACCAGCAAACTTCTCTACAACAGCGTTGATTTTTTGTATGGTAATAATGCTAACTTTTATTGGGAAATATCCATTAAAATATATTGGTTTTATTATTGGTTCTGGTATTGCAATGCTGATGTTTTTTTTATTAGTAGCAAAAGCATTTCCGGATTCAAGATTTTTTAGCAGAGTTGGAACTTGGGGAAGCCGTATTGAAAACTTCACCACAGACAAACCTGACGAAGATGATTATCAGATTGAAAAGGCAAAAATAGCTATTGCATCAGGAAGATTGGGTGGTTTGGGTCCAGGTAAAAGTGTGCAGAAAAACTTTTTACCACAATCATCTTCTGATTTTATTTATGCAATTGTAGTAGAAGAATATGGATTGGTAGGAGGAGTTTCTATCCTGCTTTTATATTTATTATTGCTGTTTAGATTTGTAATTGCATCACATAAAGCAAATACACTTTTTGGGAAATTGGTTGTAGTTGGACTCGGTTTTCCAATGATATTTCAGGCAATGATTAATATGGCTGTTGCAGTTGAATTATTGCCGGTAACAGGACAAACCCTTCCGCTTATAAGTAGCGGAGGTAGTTCAATCTGGATGACTTGTTTTTCTTTGGGAATCATTATTAGTGTAACTAAGAAAGAAGAAGAAATCGCTGAAGAGAAAGAAGAGAAAGAAAGAAGAAAAGAAGCGCTTCAAAGATTAATTGATAAAGAATTGGCAGAAGAAGATTTACCTGCGGATGAAATATATGAAGAAGAAGAAATGTATTCAATTCTGGATAATTCTAAAAATCCGATGAATGCAGTATTGAACAAATAA